The genomic window ctcagtgtttgtttgacctCTTCACATTGTCTTCTATCTGCGCATCTGTGCCAAAGTGCTGCGCagaaacaaatggaaaagaaCACGCTCTGTCATAGAGCCCAGCAACCCTCGCTAGCACCAACAAAATCCTGCCTGCTGTGGCttgtaaatatattaaaataaaatgttatttattttctctgatatTTTAACAGGTACGACTCTTGAAACAgcaagacagagacaggaatGAAGATTTTTATGTGAAGTCCATCTTCAAAGTCAATCAAAGTCACTCTGAAAATCTTGAGCAGTTCATTGTCTGGCTGATGTGCGTCTGAGAGCTGGAGACAAGCGACGGGCAGTGGCAGGAAGCAACATCCGTGTTTAACAGCTTTTCTCTGGGCCTCTGCTGGCTGCCGACCTCCCCCGTCTCCGTGTCACTGATGTCCAGGTCTGGCTGATACTCCGacatcgctgctgctgctgctgctgatgatgatgatgatactgCAGCTGCCTCTGAGGTGCCGTCACAGCAGGAGCacacctggaaaacacacacacaggtttgcatgAGTAATTAAAGCAAGAGGGTGTCTCACATGTTCATTTGAGAaaaataagctgttttcagacatgaactttggaGAATGACCAGAAAATTGCGTCTGGACATTTTGTCTTTCACGTATAAAGaagacagcaggagattgtaTGACTCAggacaacaggaacatttctggaacattcaggtgaaggGTGGCGTCttggtagagcagcaggagtcGGTACATAATTTATGAATTACTTTGCTGTTATCACCAAAACAAATTGTCGAATCTTGTCTTTCCGACATtcttaaaaaatctaaattatccGAAAAACTGCTGAATGTTAAATGAAAATTTAATAGAAATATCAACCAATAAATATATTCATCACATCTATAATTCTCATTCCAATAATGGACTATAAATATTCTACCTTGATGTCTATGGCCTTGGGTAGACTTCCATTCTTTATCCAGGGGTGGACCTCCATCAGCtccttcttctgctcctctgagaAGCACGGCTGGTTCTTGTGCATCAGCCgcagcttctctctgtcctctctgagCACTTGCTGGATGTTACTGCACATACAAGCAAACCCACAAACAGCCATTCAGCACACCAGCCAACAGTTGTATCTGACAGCACTTTATGTGGGTCAGGGTGAACTCTGAACACTAGAGGATCACTTcttctgacaacaacaaagaaaaggtTGGTTTCAAGCTATTTGTCTCCGCCACTTCCTGCAACACTTGAGAAAAATCAGATTCTGCTGCTAATCATCTGCTGAGTCCCATTCACTGTCTGGCTTCTCTTATCTATCAATTGTGCTGATGTAAGGGTGCCATCTGGTGGTTATAACTATCACTACATCCATAGAGGTCCAATGTGAGAAGCTGATTCTTGTTCATCTTTTTGGGCCTTTGTTTTGCCTGTCATGCACAAAGGCACAGAGACAGTAAACCCTGAGGGAAATACaaacagttgaaaaaaaaaacaagctataATAGTATGGAGGAGTTATGAAATTGGAGTTAAGacatatttctgtatttaattCTATTACCTGAAGACAGTAAAATGCAAACAGAGAAACTTAGAAAAAGTTCCAAAGAATTAATTATTAACAATACCACCATCTACTGAATTTCAGCTCTCAGCTCCCAGTGATAAAACTTTGAGATGTGAGCCAAGCCAGGGTGCAGATATGTTATGGTGTAATAACATAAGAGACCTCTAACTTGATTGTATAGCTGTGTGCAGCGCTATTTGTTTGTGCACTCGTGCAGTCGTCCGTAACGCTTTTCTCGTCCACGCAGACAGTGGGACCTCAtcgtttcagctgcagttttgcTCCAAGTAGCATACAATGCAGTTCTCTCGCTCATGCAAGAGCCACTAGCCCGTGCCATGAGCAGCCACAGCGGGTCCAACAGTACATACCTAATAAAGTGTTCGCTCTGCTCCATGTCTACGGGCCTTGCGTCGCTGCCGCTcagatgacctttgaccttctggCTGTTCTGGGACGAGTCCACGCTGCCAAAGTATTTACTGCTGTTGTTGCTTCCTGAAAACCAACAGGGGAGTGTCACACgattttatttatcacaaaaacacagtaaCTTTGTCACACCTGAGGAGTCGAGATTGACTTGACTTTACACATAACAGagcaacacaacagcaaaaaacTCAAATTACAACAAAGCTGATGTGACTTGTTGTAACTTTGTTCTGCTGATTTCCCCTGAGGTTGTGTTCTTTTTATCTAATGCTGTCCATGAGATGTAGAAAGTTAAGTTCGTACCTGTTCCACTGGCGGAGGTCCCACTAGCCGACACTCCACTGCCTGATGTCCTGCTCTTAGATGTACCGCTGTTGGACGTCCCGCTGGCCGAAGTTCCACAACCGTTGGACCCTGAGCCCATGGACCCTGAGGTGGCCGAACCTGTGCCTGAATAAGAGTCCTCTTGGAGCATAATGTCCAACATGTCACTGGATAAGGAGTTGGCATCGCTGGTGTTCCCGTCGCCATGTGAGCTTGCctgaaaaaaaccacaaacaggaaaacaatagCATTAAAGAGCAGCCTGACTTCAGAGATGGACTGCAGCGCTCTTTGTGATACAGGCAGGCCCAGTGTCATGAGTTGTGTTGGGTCTTGCCTCTGCAAATGAAGACTCCATTGTCAGTAAATATCTTTAAGGAGCATGGAAATGAGTCTGCCTCACCGATAACCAGGTGCACCATAGCACACCATTAAAGGTTGAGCTCAGTTAGCAACATGACAGTGATCTCGATCCATCTCCTGCTGATTTAAAGgagaatgtaaaatatatttatgttcaAGTGAAAAGATCAATTTGTAACAGTGATAGCTGCAAACATACTTTGTGTGTTCCTGGTCATGTCTtagcacaaaacaacacagagaaaacaacagcatgTCCCCACTGATGCTAAAAATGGTGTTATTAATGTGGTTCAAGCCTCGGATGCCCTGCATGCAAAATCAAAGAGTGGATGAACAATATGTGCATAAAATCATACAGTACTAATGTGATAAACAAAGATGTTCTATTACCGATACCAGCAAAGGAAATGCCTCTGATACAGCTGAAAATGTCGAGTCGGGCATCGGTGAGTACTGATCCGATACCACTTCTTTAAAGTGTGttagtttcacccagataaaactgcaattttcttttcctggagAAAACATCTTGATGAAGAAGGGATTTCCGGTAGTGTGTCAGTTAGAGCTACTTAAAATATCAGTAATTTGGCAATATTTCATGAAACGTAGCAACATGAACTGTATGCAGGACTTCAGGTTTAAGGTATTTAAAGGAAGTAATTGTTGTGGTTTCCccaagtttgttttctttttcagtttttactgtCAAACTAGATAATTAAAGGAGTTCTATGgcatttatgtatgtatttcttttttgaagggtttaacctgagccagaCCGTACAACAATAACAGCAGCCATCACTTCTGTACAGGGTTAGTAGCATACTACTGTTATAACATATTATATATCTTgttatattttcaaatgtacTGGTACTGGATCAGTACACGAGATCAGAAGATACACAAAGTCCAGGTTTCAGAATCAGCATTGTGAAGGTAAAAATGGTATCGGAACATCTCTAGCTatgatgttttgtttgttttaacttgTTAGACATTTTTTAGCAATTCTGTGAATTCTCGTTTTCTTACGTTTCTCAGTCTCATGCGTTATAATGCTACGTAATATATTTTCTGGAACAGACAAGGGTAGTGCAAATCATAAGTCATGAAGAGGAATACTAAGAGAAACTTTTACAGACATATTTGACATATGGATTCGGGGAGAAATGGGATTTGTGTATAGGTTTTCTGATGAGTCTCCTACCTCATTGCTGTAAGCCCTCAGCCTAGAGAACACTTTATCCCAAGACAAACGCTCACAGGCACAGCACGTGCACTCGCAAAACAACGGTCCAGGTGGACCAAGGAGACTGAGAGACGGCTAAAGGGATAATAACATCAAGTGTTAATACCCTTGGCCACATTTCATCGGAGTAGTCGAGATGGATTTGACTTTACATATGGCAGAGCaatacaacattaaaatacTGGCACTTTAACTGAGGAATCACTGTGAGGATGGCATTACATCACAGAGGGCTAAGAGATAAAAGATTATTGGGGGACCATGCCACAGCCTCCCTATGGGGGTCCACACAAGCCTCAATGAAAAAGTTCAGtgagacatttacattttatcctGACAGTTTAAGGAGAATATCAGTAACACGCTTCGGAAGACATGGGGAggaaagcagagagaaagaagacagCAACAGAAAGAGGGTTATTTCCTTGTTTACTGGCTTCGGCTCCCTCACCTTGGCTTGAGTGCCACTTGCTCCCTTGTCCCTTTCAGCGGGGTTCCCTTGTCCTCCAGGTGGCAGCACTGTGTTGTCCAGGAGGTCAACAgacagctccagctccagcagatTGAGGGGTGAGCTGCAGCCAGACTGGAACAGAGGTGGGGATGCCTGTCCTCCTCCCAATCCAGACTGGGGCGTCGAGGGGCGAGACTGGGCCTCCACCAGGCCCTTTGGGATTTCCGAGGATAGAGGGAGGTGGTACGATTGGGTAAGGTAACCTGCCTGAGGAGCAAAAAGGTTCTGGGGGCTGAAGGGATTCTGGACACCAAAGGAGGGTTGAACCATGAAGGTGCCCTGGCCTGGAAAGGCAGCCTGACAAAAAGGCTGTGTTTGGGTGGTGAAGCCTCCAGTCTCTGCATGGTACACTGGCTGTGGTGGTTGAGGCCCGGGGGGCATTGCAGAGTACATGTAGTTCGGCAGCATCAAAGCCACAATGGGGGTGACCATGGGGGCAGCGAAGGGaacaggatggatggatggctggCAGGGAGGGGCTTGGGTAGCCTGGTTGTCCCCAAAATTTGCTAGAGGGGGATCTGTGCTAGTCACTATGGAAGCAGGTGTGGGGTAACCCTGGAGTGGGTAGCCTGGCATCATGGCAGGGTAGGCCATGGAATACGGGGACTGCGAGGTGTCAGAGGAGGACCAAGACGTGGGGTTAAGACCATGGATTAGACGAGGTGGCCGCAGATGCTGTTGACTGTGATGGGACACCGTACTGTCCGAGGACACAACCTGCCTCGCTCGCTTCGACTTGGTCTTCTTATTTCGTGTTCCTCGGCGTGTGACGGGCTCTGCAGCCAGTCCAGGCTGTTTGAACGGTCGAGCAGCGGGCACAGCTGGAGGGTAGACAAGAACAAAAGCTGTTGAGTGATTAGTGATTTtgagattttcatttttcgttTGTTCCAAATCATCAACTACTTCTGCCTCTTGCCCCATATGACTTCTCTTAAGTGACGTTGCCACACTCCCAGTTCTTACAAATGACATTGCTGAGCCCAAAATATTAATGCAGATTAAAGTTATAACCATAAATTGTGATGTATGATCGTGATGATATGTCAGTGTGGTGTTCAGTGGTACCATCGCTGGAGGTCTGCTCTCGCTGGCGTTCCAGGTACTCAGAGCAGTTTGCTTTCAGCGTTGTGAGTCTACGGAGCTCTTTGAAGTGATGAAGGAAGGCCTGCTCCTCCTTCTGCGTGTGGGCCGCCAAAACCTGCTTGGTCAGCCCCAGTTTCTTGTAGGACTCCCTCTCCTGACTGGGAGGTGAAACAGCACGAGCAGGAGTCCTAGAGTTCTGGCAGGATTCTGCCATTTCCCCCGCTCCTGGTACATCCTCTATGATCTCTGCGAGGATGACAGAGGGGAAACTACTTTAAACACACAGTCCAGTAATGACAGGTGAAACGTTTGcagtgaaaatgataaaaagcaTTGAACAGGCACGGTAGTGGCCTGTAAAATAATGGCTCATTGTAACTGTAGGTGTAGTATTTACTACATCATCAGGTACTCATTGGTTAGTGCCTTCAGAAAGTACTTCTGTTTCATATTTGCCCCAAATTAGAGAGAGATTTCCTCGTTTTCCATTTATCGTTGTCATTAGAGTGGCCATTGAGCAATCTCTACAAACTCAACCTTTAAATCTGGATCCTTTTTTCTTCTGATCTGATATAATAAATATGCAGTAACAGATGACAGTATTTTGAAGATAAAATACTTTTCACTGCACTGTACCTGACTCTGGCTGAGGTTTCTTGTCTCCAACATGCACTATGGTGCTACTGTAGCTACACTGGCTGGTGATGGACACCACACTCTCCGGTTTGTTAGGTACAGGCAGGGGCAGCGAAGTGCCAACTACTGCAGTGGCGGCATCACTGGACTTTTTGTCTCGACCATCCAAAGTAGAAACACCAGACTGATCCTTTAACAAAGCTGGTTCTGCcaaagagaacagagaagaagacataCTGACACTGCATTCTTAATGTAGAGCCTGAGAGAGTTTAAAGAGCAAAGTGTGAAGGGATTAGAAGCtttatgtgatgatgatgtgactATAAGTTTCCTTTCAAGTTGTAAACAGAAGCAGTGCCACACCTTCAGACAACTGTATGTCGTTGGCCCCTTTCTGTTTGTCCTCATTTGAGTTAGAGGACGTGGTGTTGGAAGAAGAGTGACACTTCCTCTTCATGTTGATGGGAACATTACAGCTCTCCAAATACCTGCAAgaatcacaacaacacactgatCAGTTTACCATCTGTCACTGTCAAGTAGTTTTCAGCAAGAATAATGAAACCAGCGGAGAAATATTCGATGTTGGAGTTTTCTGTCAAAACATTTGCTATTTCACTGAAATAGTCCCATACATATAAGGAAGACTGTATATTCAGTGAAGTTCTAAGCAGATGACCTTCTTATTTTTGTCAGAAGACCATTTTTATCATACATATAACATTAAAGTGTACAAGGCTGGATATAAAATCTgtctttatattatatataggaTATTCAGGGATGACGGATACTAGTCCTCAAAATCATGTCAACTTTGTACCTGACGACGCTGTCCAAACAGCTGATCTGCTGGTAGGAGTAGACAGTCTGGTCGTTGAATGCCAGCTCCTCCTGGAAAGATGTCCGATTCTCCTCCATAGACCACGGCTCCTTCCAGTTGAGAGGGGTGGCCGGTTCTTTGGGCCGCACCACAGCTGAGCTCTTCTGAACAGACTCTACTGGGGAGAGGCCAGTGTTTAGGGGACAGCAGGGCTTACACGGCATATATCATTATTTgcttacattttacacacaaatatgcatcTGCAGCTTATCAGCTGGACTTACTGCTGATGCTTTTCTTGTTGTCTTGTTTGGTTGTCTGCTGCTCCTGACACTTCTGAAGGTGAACGCCTTTGCAGATTTCCTGAAAAGTTCGCTGTGAGATAGAGACAAGACGCTGCGGTCAGAAAAAATCcaatttataatatttttttcaatgttttgtgttttatattttatttaaatttggttGTGGTTCTCATATAAGCATGTATTTTGCATTTATGCGGTGTGGAATAAACTAAACAGAACTATAATATGATTATTGATATCGGCATTTGATTTATCCCAAATGATGATGATCAAATAGATACATTATAAATAGATAAACTATACAACTAACTAAATCAAATCTGTTGTATCAATAATTCTGATAATGTGAATAAGTTAAACTCtgaacacaaagtgaaaaaatcAGCCTCAACAATCAAGAGTTATGCTTAAGTCAGGACTATGGACCATTATTGTATGATCTTGTCCAGGTATGGCCACCTTGTATATTATTGGTACTCACAGGTCTGGCTTTGCTGctcagttcctcctcctcccacagcATCTTGCCCTTGTTAATGCTCTCACTTGACGAGGACATTCCCAGAAGGTGGTCATTGCTGTTCAGACTTCCGTGGCCACTGGACCCACTGTTATGAACCGGCTaatcagagacaaagagagggaagaTTAAAAATGAGAAGATGATGTAGAACTGCCTAAAATAATCTGTCTCTTCGACTCCTCctggattttatttaatttgatttgtctTTTGAAAGGATGATGTAGCTCTAATCCCTCAGCTCTGCCTTCGCCACAACGAGCTTCTAGGATTTATCACGGCTAAAAGATTCTGCCTTCTTTCATAATCAATACTTAACATCCtacatttcctttatttctcaTCCTCCCTCACCTGTAGCAGGAGGCGGTGGATCTGCTCGGTAATCTCCTGGATGTCAGGGTCCATGGTCTTTGTCCCCCCGACAGACAAGGCCGGGGCCACGAAAACATCTTCATTCACGGGGCCCCTGTTGGACAACGATGAACATCAATCGATGAAGATCAGAAACATTCAGACTACCTATCTGTTTAGATATTCACAAGACTGATACTCACATGCGGACTTTGTGTCTCCCGATGACAAAAGAGACCTTGCGGCTCCAGGGGTTGACAAAACTGGACCAGCTGGTGTCGAGGATGATGTACTCTCCGTTCCGTGCACAGAAGCGGATTGATGAGTGGTCAAACGGCTGCCCTGCGTACTGAAGGACTATACACAGAACCCAAAAAACACAAGTTAGAACAGCTTGTGGATAGATTTGCAGAAATTCTTTCTTGATCTTTTCAATTCTGCAGACTCACTCTTTCTGTGGATGGCCATCATGATGGGTCGGTCGTTGGgatgcaggtggaggaggaatgGTGTGCCAATCAAGTCCTGAGGGAGGTACCCGAGGAGAGGAACAGCcctgatacaaataaaaaatgtatcatcTCAGTTAGTTAGTATCGCACTGTCCTTGTGTGACTTGATGCAAATActcaaaactattttttaaaagcatttctGTCGTTTCTTACCGCTCATCGACATCCTGGAACACGCAactgggagtgtgtgtggtggtgaagATCCGCTTGTCTGTTGGAATTCTGGGtgctttaaagaaagaaaattggTAACATTGTGAAAAGTGCCTtgtctaaaataaaatataggagAAATGGTAAAAATATAATTGATAGAAGGAAGTGTGCCtggaaaacaaatagaaatgtgatattaaataGTGTTCTTCCCCAAAACCTGCAGTCAGGTACTTACCATCATAACCAGAGTGAACCCTCTCAGccaggaggaggcagcagaacTGGTCCTCAGCGTGGACGGTGTCCTGAACCTTCATCCGATATGGCGTCATGCGGAATGGATAGTACTGTATGTTGCCCTCACGCTCTTTACCACCgctgtaatttaaaatgtagaagAAGAGCTAAGTTAAACAGGGATGGTCTATTCATAAATACTCTCAATTAAGGTTTATGGATTTCAATTTCCCAAACACATGGGGGCGCTGTGTGGTTATTTTCCATCCATCAACCCAACCATCTCTGTGTACAGTCAATGAGTAAATTAATGTTGTgtggttgtgcatgtgtgttttaaatgggCGTGTGCAGAGCGATCTTTAGGCCAAATGGTTAGAGTGAAAGCCAAGTGACTACAACGTTCGATGTTCTACTGTGGCCGTGGACCATggttccccccctctctctcttcccccatgtttcctgtttgcctctgtgtacgtgtgtacgtgtgtgtgtgtgtgtgtgtatctatatgTATGTGGCAATTGCCTGGAAAAAGCATTCAATTACGCTTTACCCGCTTATGATGTCACAAAATAATTGAAAGGCATGTGAAGAACGGAAGCATGAATTAATAACACAGGTCTGAGCAGCAGATGGACCAACGCCCACTCACCTGATACGACAGAAGAAGGATTTCTCCTGCATGCAGTCAGGTGGGGATGACTCTGAAAggggtaaagaaaaatgttttaattcagagGTAACATTATCCAGACCGTATGCTGGTGGGGGTCTCGGCTCCTGCAGGCAATCAAGCTTTAATTAGCtctataaaaactaaaacacaattTAGGAGAACAGCTCTGCACTCAATGCAAAGAATTTACTCCAAATTGAGTTCTTTATTCATTTCCAGGCATACAGGGTTCAAAGCGAAACAGAAAAAGTGCAGCTCTGGGTCTGATGTTTAtcaagttgtgttgtttttgtaccTGCTCCGGTGCACATGCTCCATGACGGCAGGCGGTACGGCGTTGTGAAGCTGTAAAACACGCTAACATCCTGCGGTGTCAGGAACTCCACAAATTTGGTGTTTTTGAACACGTCTCTTTTGCAGTTGAGGATGGAGGCAGCCTGATCAGAAATGTAGACGATGCGTCCTGTGATCAGAGACACTGCGACTGCAAAAATGTCCTGCggaacacaaaatacaaatttgtggaatgaataaaaaaaatgcttgaATGCAGTAACATAACATTTTTTGGGTTCAAACCTTATTCAAGCAAAGTTGACAAAATCATGAATTGTTAGTGTTGTCAAAGCATTTATTGATTTAAGCATCTATAAAGAACATAGATATCAGTATTGTGGTGAAAATAattaccatagactgtttatacaGATGGATGACAGTATAGATTGTACATCCCACCTCCTTCAAGTAAGTGGAGGGAACCAAGCAAAAAAGTcgaagtacacgtcaaatagtAGTTCATCAACAATAACACTTATGTCGGTTCAAGTGTAAACTTTTCTGctaattttaattcattttatatatatatatatatatatatatatatatatggcctATGAACTCAGTGATCATTTACTCAGTTACTCACGTTGTTCTTGAGGGTGTACTCAGATGTAATGCTGTCTATTTCCTCTATTGTGTAAGAAGATACATCCAGGTCTGAAGGTTGACCGTCATTGATCATCAGAAGCTGGTAATACTCCTCATTGGCTGCAGAAACAAAGTCAATGTCTGATGAATACATACGTACCGTGAACAGCAGATAATCTACACACTGTAGTCATGTTTTAATGATGACATATTTCTCTgtgttgcattaaaatacatacaACTGAATCTGTTCAACTGAACCTCTACCTGCTCATCTCTCTccacaaaaaaacatccttACTGTTCAAACTGTGTCTTTAGTGCTTTCATTGCATTACCATTAGCTGCTTACACGTTCTGATAACCAGCAGCTTTATTTATGCATTGAGTTTTCAAAAAGCGCAGCCTTACCTTGCACCTGTTTGACACAGCGCAGCGCGTACTTCAGCATGTTTAACGTGGAGGACTTGTTATTGCGTCTCTTTTCAGCAGGCAGGTGAAGCTTCAGCTCTTTCAGGGTTTTAATCACCTCCTTCTGCGTCTTGGCTTTGGCGGACTCCTGACTACTGTGGGTTGCACAAAGACACAGTAGCCAATCAGATTTGTAACAAGGAAAAATGTCCCACAAAAGAGATTAAACAATGAAAGTAGAAGATAATTCACAATGCACGATAATTAGAGCCTgtttgattagggttaggctgatgcctttcacagacacatcaGTATCTGTGCTTATGccgatatgaaaacttttaggATTCAGTGCCATTTTTTTCTTGAGATATTTAATCAAATATATCAGTATGCTCATTTTTTTACCTCCTAATATCTGTATCGGCATTGCCCCCAAAAATCGGTCGACCTCCAATGATTTTATAAGTCTGATCTAAAAATGAGACTTTaaggtgatgtgtgttttcagcctcGGTTACTGAACTTACCTGCAGCCGCTGGTCGAAGGGTTGTCCTGCTCTGAGCTCAGCAGACTGAAGGCGTTTGAACTGCTGGGAGGAGATGGACTGTGGGAGTTGGAGCTGTGGGGGAGATGAGGACAAGTGAACATTAGACAGAAAAATAGAGGAAAACTAAAATGTCACTCAGTGAAGCCCACCCCTCCGCCAAGGCTCCAACAGTCCTCGAGGATATTAAAAAGTACCCCCAGCTTTACAACGTGGGGTGTTGATAAGGTGTGCCAAAAAAAGCTCTGCAGATTTCTGTCTTTGTGGGCGTGAGTGGGGGGGAACAGCCTGTATGCTTGACTTCTCATTTAGGAGCCAGGTAACAGAAGAAATCACACTTTAAATCTGAGGTCAGTCTCACCCCCCTGAGGACCGTAAGTGCATCTAGCACCCGCTGTGCTGCACAGCACTAAAATAGTAAGAGCTGCAGACTGAATACATCTGACAGCAGGGTTGCTGCTGGAAATTCTGGTTCCACTGGAACAGTGAAGGTCTAAAATCCCTTCTTGACTCCAGGTCTCCTACTATGAAAAAggtctattattattattattgttattaattgCAATTCAAAATGTGAGACATATATAGGACATATAATGGCCCAATTAAGAGGATTCTCGAACATCAAgcaaaatatattattatagatACTATATATTTCATGTGACCGGGACATTACAGGTTGGTTACGAGCAGAAGAGGGAGGGACAGGCTGTATTATAGGTAATGGAGTTCAgtatcagtgtttatggtggGAGCCAGCTGCCAAGTGTAGGAAGAAGTGTAGTGTAGAAGTAAAGAAGAAGATGAATtactatcatcatcattttgaCCACAGTCCGTTTTgctaatttttaaaaaaataaaaataaagtggagCTAGTTTAATTCAAGGCCATGAACTGTGAATGTGTGGGAACTGGACTCTTCCACTGAAATGTGTGGGTACGTAGTCCACTGCATTAGCAAGCAAGATTAACCAAAGTCTATTAACTGATTCGTCCATTTGCTGCTATGAATAACCTGCTTACCTGgctaagaaaagaaaaaaccttcACAAATAGCCTCCCTCAGGCAGGTAAAGCCTCCGGGACCCAAGAATACAACAGCTGGTTTTAGACCGGACATGTATTAGTgttagaggaagaggaagttcTGTTTTAGATTCGGCTCTCTGCCGCGTGTCTCCTCTCAAGGTGAAGATCAGGGCAAGGTGGCTCCGTTAGAGTCAAAAACTTTCCACTGACAGAAAGAGTGAACGTTTGACGTTCATCCCGTCTCCAGAGGAGACATGAATaacacagtgacacagctgcatgtgaataaaacaaagaggagcagcagagggctAAACGTCTGATGCGTTTTTCCATTCTGTACAACAGCTACAAATGAACTATATGcctataaataataaaataaatttctGGTTGAGCATTTACAATATGAGGTTTCCAATAGTTTAAATGATAATTGGTGCCGTAGAGAGAGCATGGACATGAAGATTTCTCAcctgacaaaaaaagaaacctgt from Paralichthys olivaceus isolate ysfri-2021 chromosome 16, ASM2471397v2, whole genome shotgun sequence includes these protein-coding regions:
- the per2 gene encoding period circadian protein homolog 2 isoform X3 yields the protein MSEDSDSKPYHFPILEDQDVASLCRASTSCSSMPRGASGCSSMAQLHRIGGYNQGGPDLGLPSEGSDSSGQDPPASLHTHRKNTRSRLLPVEDVEMKSSGSSGSGTESHSNESHGNESQGNDSHGHGSMGSSNGNSKDSALLESSESNKSSNSHSPSPPSSSNAFSLLSSEQDNPSTSGCSSQESAKAKTQKEVIKTLKELKLHLPAEKRRNNKSSTLNMLKYALRCVKQVQANEEYYQLLMINDGQPSDLDVSSYTIEEIDSITSEYTLKNNDIFAVAVSLITGRIVYISDQAASILNCKRDVFKNTKFVEFLTPQDVSVFYSFTTPYRLPSWSMCTGAESSPPDCMQEKSFFCRISGGKEREGNIQYYPFRMTPYRMKVQDTVHAEDQFCCLLLAERVHSGYDAPRIPTDKRIFTTTHTPSCVFQDVDERAVPLLGYLPQDLIGTPFLLHLHPNDRPIMMAIHRKILQYAGQPFDHSSIRFCARNGEYIILDTSWSSFVNPWSRKVSFVIGRHKVRMGPVNEDVFVAPALSVGGTKTMDPDIQEITEQIHRLLLQPVHNSGSSGHGSLNSNDHLLGMSSSSESINKGKMLWEEEELSSKARPRTFQEICKGVHLQKCQEQQTTKQDNKKSISIESVQKSSAVVRPKEPATPLNWKEPWSMEENRTSFQEELAFNDQTVYSYQQISCLDSVVRYLESCNVPINMKRKCHSSSNTTSSNSNEDKQKGANDIQLSEEPALLKDQSGVSTLDGRDKKSSDAATAVVGTSLPLPVPNKPESVVSITSQCSYSSTIVHVGDKKPQPESEIIEDVPGAGEMAESCQNSRTPARAVSPPSQERESYKKLGLTKQVLAAHTQKEEQAFLHHFKELRRLTTLKANCSEYLERQREQTSSDAVPAARPFKQPGLAAEPVTRRGTRNKKTKSKRARQVVSSDSTVSHHSQQHLRPPRLIHGLNPTSWSSSDTSQSPYSMAYPAMMPGYPLQGYPTPASIVTSTDPPLANFGDNQATQAPPCQPSIHPVPFAAPMVTPIVALMLPNYMYSAMPPGPQPPQPVYHAETGGFTTQTQPFCQAAFPGQGTFMVQPSFGVQNPFSPQNLFAPQAGYLTQSYHLPLSSEIPKGLVEAQSRPSTPQSGLGGGQASPPLFQSGCSSPLNLLELELSVDLLDNTVLPPGGQGNPAERDKGASGTQAKASSHGDGNTSDANSLSSDMLDIMLQEDSYSGTGSATSGSMGSGSNGCGTSASGTSNSGTSKSRTSGSGVSASGTSASGTGSNNSSKYFGSVDSSQNSQKVKGHLSGSDARPVDMEQSEHFISNIQQVLREDREKLRLMHKNQPCFSEEQKKELMEVHPWIKNGSLPKAIDIKVCSCCDGTSEAAAVSSSSSAAAAAAMSEYQPDLDISDTETGEVGSQQRPREKLLNTDVASCHCPSLVSSSQTHISQTMNCSRFSE